A stretch of Mucilaginibacter terrae DNA encodes these proteins:
- a CDS encoding ArnT family glycosyltransferase yields MQASSSSPEKNYAPFILLFVALKLLLNMLAAGHYGFHRDELLHLTLGNHLDWGYMEVPPLIALLAKISTAVFGDAVFAARVFPAIASALMVWFTGLLTVEFGGRRFAIAVACLCMIFSPGMVASGYLFQPVVFDQFFWLMAAYLTVKYVNTNKPQYMYGLGAAMGFGLLNKYTMGFYAGALILGVLISPQRRVLFRKEVLIAVAITTLVFLPNVLWQYIHHWPIAKHMGELKTQQLDYINPMDFVMQQFMLHGVSAVVWLVGLGFLLFHHSLKTYRFVGFAYLLVYAFLLLMKGKAYYLLAGYPMLFAAGGFSIAYMIKNYIGRSVTAFAVIAPNLLLLPVVLPIFTINQTLSFFEYYHQHLPFMDFAITWEDHKKHRTTQDYADMFAWDEMAAKTAKIYYSLTPEQQKRTVIFADSYGEAGALHVYRKRYNLPEVVCLNSSFALWAPAKLNADYIIYISDDDDVSDLAPDVDSYKRMAGIENKLSREYAYGTAIYLLSGVKPSLEVKYEAHARESRLEE; encoded by the coding sequence ATGCAAGCTTCATCATCTTCACCGGAAAAAAATTACGCACCCTTCATCCTGCTCTTTGTCGCTCTTAAATTGCTGCTCAATATGCTGGCCGCCGGTCATTACGGCTTTCACCGCGACGAGTTGCTGCACCTCACCCTGGGCAACCACCTCGACTGGGGCTACATGGAAGTACCGCCCCTCATTGCCCTGCTGGCTAAAATAAGCACCGCTGTTTTTGGCGATGCTGTTTTTGCAGCGCGGGTGTTCCCGGCCATTGCATCCGCATTGATGGTGTGGTTTACCGGCTTGCTAACTGTTGAGTTTGGCGGACGGCGTTTTGCCATTGCCGTAGCCTGTCTGTGTATGATATTTTCGCCGGGAATGGTGGCCAGTGGATACCTGTTCCAACCCGTAGTGTTCGATCAGTTTTTTTGGCTCATGGCGGCTTATTTGACCGTTAAGTATGTAAACACAAATAAGCCTCAATACATGTATGGGCTGGGTGCCGCTATGGGTTTCGGGCTGCTCAATAAGTATACCATGGGCTTTTATGCCGGGGCGCTAATTTTAGGTGTGTTGATTAGTCCGCAACGCCGGGTATTGTTTCGTAAGGAAGTATTGATAGCCGTTGCTATCACCACGCTCGTGTTTTTGCCTAACGTATTATGGCAATACATCCATCACTGGCCCATTGCTAAACACATGGGCGAACTTAAAACGCAACAGCTCGATTACATAAATCCTATGGATTTTGTAATGCAGCAGTTTATGCTGCACGGCGTATCGGCAGTGGTGTGGCTCGTTGGTTTGGGATTTTTACTGTTTCACCATAGCCTTAAAACCTATCGCTTTGTGGGATTTGCCTACCTGCTGGTATATGCCTTTTTATTGTTGATGAAGGGCAAGGCTTATTACCTGCTGGCCGGTTATCCTATGCTTTTTGCTGCCGGAGGTTTTAGCATTGCATATATGATTAAAAATTACATAGGCCGGAGTGTAACGGCCTTTGCGGTAATAGCGCCTAATCTGCTTTTGTTACCCGTGGTGCTGCCCATATTCACCATTAACCAAACACTCAGTTTTTTTGAGTACTATCACCAACATTTGCCTTTTATGGATTTTGCCATTACTTGGGAAGATCACAAAAAACACCGCACCACGCAAGACTATGCCGACATGTTTGCCTGGGATGAAATGGCCGCCAAAACCGCTAAAATATATTATTCGCTAACCCCCGAACAGCAAAAGCGCACCGTAATATTTGCCGACAGTTACGGCGAAGCCGGTGCCCTGCACGTTTACCGCAAACGCTACAACCTGCCCGAAGTGGTTTGCCTCAACAGCAGCTTTGCCCTATGGGCACCCGCAAAGCTCAATGCCGATTACATCATATACATAAGCGACGACGATGATGTAAGCGACCTTGCACCCGATGTTGACAGCTACAAACGCATGGCCGGTATCGAAAACAAACTATCGCGCGAATATGCGTACGGTACAGCTATTTATTTGCTAAGCGGTGTAAAGCCAAGTTTGGAGGTGAAGTATGAAGCGCATGCGAGGGAGAGTAGATTGGAGGAGTAG